From Rhodohalobacter mucosus:
TACCTTTGTAGAGCGTCTGGGATACGTTCACGCCGCTGTCTGCCTGCTCTGCCTTTTGTGCGATATAGATCTCGTCTCCCTCAACGCATTCTGCCATATACTGTATGTTGAGCTCTCTGCAGGCGCGTCCGTTGGTTGCGCTGTCTGAAAGATAGCCGGTAAACCAGCTGATGTACGCCACATTATTAACGTGCCCGTTCATGTCAAGATGATGCTTCCCGACCCACGTAACCGGCGTGGTTTCTTCTTCAGGTGAGAGAGGAACTGTTTTAAGCGGTTTTTTGTCGGGCTCGACGATATGGGACGGTTCTTTAAGTCCCAGCTTCAGGATCTCTCCCGGTAAACGTACAGGCCGGCGGGTTTTCAGATTGAGCACCATCCACTGGCTTACCGCTGCTGCCAGCCGCTG
This genomic window contains:
- a CDS encoding acyl-[acyl-carrier-protein] thioesterase, which gives rise to MNHDNSLQREYTVPFKVRSYEVDDRGRATTASICNYFQEAAGIHADHLQFDISQLRKEGLTWVLWKMNIHLYRYPSRWDEVIVKTRPSEGDGLRAMRDYELLDPDGQRLAAAVSQWMVLNLKTRRPVRLPGEILKLGLKEPSHIVEPDKKPLKTVPLSPEEETTPVTWVGKHHLDMNGHVNNVAYISWFTGYLSDSATNGRACRELNIQYMAECVEGDEIYIAQKAEQADSGVNVSQTLYKGKGDGEKFEPISAAVSVWL